A window of Solanum stenotomum isolate F172 chromosome 9, ASM1918654v1, whole genome shotgun sequence genomic DNA:
CCTAAATGGAGAATCCTCCAACACCAAGAAGCTGgagttttattaaataatttttttatgaatgatCTTCATAGtatatgatctttttttttcttatctagGATTCTCAAAGTATAGGATAATTTTGTAcgtatttatattttagtaatTAATGAAGTTTTGTCTTTCTATATATTTGttggtgtttttatttttttcattaataatgATGATCAAAACAATTGTAATTCGGGGAACTTGAGGCATGTTTGTCTGAATTGCAAGTCTTAGACTTTGAATATTTCAGATAAATGCGACTGGatggttctttttttttaaagccagTGACGTGAACTTACAATTTTGTTTGGGCAGTAAACTTTTTATGAGTATGATGTAGCTAATACACGAGTAACCCAAAGAATATTAGGCAGATACTGCTTCCCCAGCCGTCTGTTTTTTTTCTACTCTCTTTTTGCCCATGAATTCTacattttaaactttttaggggtcgttaattaatttttctcatCTTCCATATGGCATAACTTATCCCACAAAATGGTTGGACTAAATAATACACACTATCAAACATAGGATAAAAAAATCCCATGGGATATCCCGGGATTATTATCCTTGTCCCACCAAACGACCTCTAAGTTGATATGAGATGTAAAgtaaattcatttaaaaaatataagttgCACTTTGTTGGCTTGTATCTGAACTTCTTTGTGTCCAGTAGACCCATATATTGTGTAGTAATCTTCTTTACGTGggacaattttaatattttagtttcCTGTATGGAAATGTTATGAGTTCATGTATCATAATCTTTACTGATGTGCTCTTTTCTTGAAGATATCGAGCAATCACGAGTGCTTACTATCGAGGAGCTGTTGGTGCATTGCTGGTTTATGATGTCACTCGTCATGTGACTTTCGAGAATGTGGAGAGATGGTTGAAGGAGCTCAGAGATCATACTGACTCAAACATTGTCATAATGCTTGTGGGAAATAAGGCCGATTTGCGTCACTTGCGGGCTGTATCCACTGAGGATGCTAAGGCATTTGCTGAGAAGGAGAGTACTTTTTTCATGGAAACATCTGCTCTGGAATCCATGAATGTGGAAAACGCCTTCACAGAAGTTCTCACACAAATATACCGTGTCGTGAGCAAGAAAGCTCTTGAAGCAGGAGATGACCCAGCAGCATTGCCCAAGGGACAGACCATTAATGTCGGAAGCAAGGATGACGTTTCAGCAGTAAAGAAAGTTGGGTGCTGTTCTTCTTAAAACAAGGACTAATCTGGATGTTGGAAGAAGTTCTATTCCAACTTTTGAGTTCAAATTTTCATGTGGCAGTGGTAATTCTCCTATCTGTACAATGAATTGACCACATGAATCGTTAGCCGTGAGCGCTCTAGTTTACAGATGCTCAAGTTTGAATTTGAGCTCTCCCTTGAGTTCCTCAGCATTCTTTATCCTTGTTTCTATATTTATCTTAGCTTAGTGTATGATTGTAGTATAGCTTCTTATGAATCTCTTGGATAGAGTGAATTTTGATTGCAAAGGTTGAACTGAGACATGTTTGAACAGATGCTGTCCCACTAGATTTATCAAAATCAATCATATGTTCTTTTTAAAGATGTTATTTTCCATCtatcatttcacatttatctatagttatatatatttggtttCATAGACGAACATAGTCTTAGGTGCAACATGGATCCAAGAGCTAACATAATAAGAGGCCACAGGTACTTCGATGGAGGTCAGGCTAGAGAGTAAACTTTAGTAGCAATCATAATAGAGAACACTTGAATCAGATTCACCTATGCTGCTCGGATCATTCAAAAATACCACCAGGTGTGTGTCAAATCCTTCGAATGCCATGCAGTTTTTTAGGATCTGATGCGCTTACCAACATTTtagagagtccgagcaacataggcaTTCATTCATAGTCCTCTTATATTAAGAGGAGATTCCCGAGGAGAACGCACAATGAAGCACATTTAACAAATTGGAGACACCTGAACTCTTAATAATAACTCTTGTTACTGAAAGCCACACAAGTAAAATTGTCATCAATATTGCCTCAATGGCTAGGTGcaaaaattcaccaaaatatGCAATTCTGTTACAATATGAAATGTTGCCTTCTATTCATAGACCAAAGGCTGCAAACAATGGATAATCCATTTTGGTTAGTAATATTCTAAAGGCTTTGACCTGTTAACCTTACATGTTCCGAACATCATCCTTTTGTCGGAGTTGCTTTAAGTTTGTTTACCTCCAGAAGTCAAAATAGTAGAAATAAGTAGAGAAAAACAGACATTGATTCGTTAAGTTGCTCAACTGTAGAGGGGTCTTACATTGTGTATGTTAGCACACACTAGCAGAGGATCAACCAGCTTTTACTTTATCCTTAGTACTTTCTGCATGACTGATGCTAAAAATACTACTTATTCCTCGTGTTTTGGAATGTCGCTCCAGTTCATCAATTCTGTTCTTAAGGAACTCAAGCTCTCTACTCAGCTCATCGTCTCGCTGCTTCAATGCCTATGAAAGCAAAACAAATTATGATTGAGTTTTGCATGGAAACAGAACATGGCGCTCTATGATTTCAGCACAAGAAAATCATTATTATGAATGTCGATATGCACCTCTAGTTCCTTCCTCCGAACTTCCTCCTTTCTAGCTTCAGATCTGGAACTTCTTTGCACCTCAAAGATAACGGCCACTCCAGCCACCTGAATAAACAGATAACAAAAGCATATTGATGGTGTTCTGCCTTGgtggaaaaaaagagaagacTGAACAAAGTAATTCATGCAAATCTCCACACTATACATGACTAGATAATTGGTGTGTGATGCACTGAAAGAATAGATCAGGTTAAGAGGAGCATCTACAATATTCTGCTGTAGATTAATTAAATCAGCACTGCACTTTTCAATCCTGTATCCGGTTAGGCTAAGGCAATTAGTCTTCAAATAGCAAATGTGTAGCGAACAAAAAGGAGAAGGAATAACAAAGATGATGCCACAACAGCCCTTCATGATGCTAACTTCACTCAACTCAACAAGTCATCTTGAGCAGTTGGAATTGAATGCATCAATTGCCATCTAGGATTTCTTTTAGAGCAATAGTAAATCTGTATTTGTAGTTAAATAAAGATGTATCTCCTTACTTTTAAGTGCAACATGGCTTCAATTAGTGATGCAGAGCTGTGCTTGATCTTTTTAGCAcgttacaaaatatataattgttgCTAGTTGCACATACTACTCAGCATCTTCTTAATGCTGGCAATCTACAATACTATTTTTTACTGATAAAAATAGAATGTGTAGATTTTTGTATTCATACTTGGGGGCCATTTGATAACCCAACTAGACAAGTTTGATAACAGAAACATAAAATCATCCAATACCACGTCAAATGCTTTCAAACTTGAACATTGTAAAGGTTTCTAATCATTAGATATCACTTCCTTCAtcccaatttttttgtttagttttcaTTTGGCACaactattaaattaaaatcGAAATATGAACAACTTGATATCTGTTAAGAAACAAGTGAGGTCATCCTATTAATTTGTGCAGCAAAATGGTGGATTAGATGAGTACCCCTGGTGTGGCCTAGAGGATAGTGAAGCTGGAATTAAGACCATAAGAGAACAAGGTTCAAATCCCAGTAGAAGCAAAAATATAGGCGATTTCTTCCTATCAGCCAAAACATCAGTGATCAGAGCTACTCTTTACATGTAGGGGTGAAAGAGTTGGTACCTGGCAAAATAATCAAGGTGCTTACAAGCTAACCTGAACACGCTCAAAATTTTGGTTACTACCATACACTGCCATGTAagcaatatttttttagtgtaCTGACCCCTAATCAAATTATTTGGACTCAGAAGAGGAAAACCTGTTTTATCTACAAATAGTGATCAAATTGGCATATTACCAGATCATGCCCATATTGCCACAACTATAGATATATTAATTTGAGAATAAACTTTAAAGGCCACTGTAACGATAGGCACATTTTGAACCGAGATCAGGTGTTCAATAGGTTGAACCCTTCGAAGAGGTATCTCAATTTTCTGGGTAAGTTTGAAGGGAGTCCATGTACTCAACCTAATTAAAACACTTACATTACCAATAACATAACAATATTAGACACATTAAGTCAACGTCTTTCACATTTTAGTGCACATACATAAAGAAGACAATTAGGCAGTACCACAAATTAAGATTATTTGAAGTACTTACGAATTAAgtgatttatattattttgtgaaACTTGAGCGGGGGATCTATCAGAAGCAGCCGATCTACCCGACAAAAGTGGAGGTAAGGTCTGCGCACATCCAACTCTTCCCAGAAGCCCATTTCAGGGATTACATTGGTATGTAGTTGGAGCAAAACTAATTTCAGACAGCCTTCAGTATTCAGATAGCACTTCTAGAAACTAGTGGGTTGAACAAGAACAAGCCCCTATTCTGAAGCATAACATGCCATGCCTTCTCATTGCATCTAGAATACCAGACTAAGTTCAGGATTACTGACCTTCCTGCTATGGTTTGCTATGAACATATGAATAGAATCGTGAGCTCTATCACAAGTGGAATAGGACATAAAAAGGGTGTTCTCATTAATAAACAAATCAGCATTTCGCAAAACATCACCATGATGATACATAATAATTATcccaaatgaaaataaatttgatatgaaatattTGTGTAACAGAACAAATAAAGGACCTAGAGACAACATTACCGAGAACACAAAGAGTTCACCTAGAAGATCAGCAGCAGCTTGAACGGCTTTATCTTCATTTAATGGGCGAATTGCCACATCAGTTGCATGACCATATATACGTCTTTGCAGTTTAGTTGACAATCTATGGTTTGCCTgcggaaaaaagaagaagaaagaaatcaaATATGTTCATTGTCTATTAATTTCCAATTCTGATGATCTTCAGTTTCAATGCCCAAGAGAAAGAATCATCAACTGAGATCACACATTCAGAAAGATAATGCAACACTGAAACACACTAAAGTGCCATGGACATGACCAATATTGAGTGTGGTAACTAGTATATGGATGTCAATAAGCCGCGTCAATATAAATGCATTGAAGCACACAGCAAACAAAAGTAGCTCAAATAAAGCAGTCgcaataattgtttttttattccTTCCAGCATACAGCTCTGCCCCAGCACAACTATAAGTTTAACCTACAAGAATGAATTAGTCTTTGCACTTATTTCGTCATCTTCAAATTTGTAAGCCATAACTTACTTCAACGTGGTCAATTTCCCATAGAATCACAACTTCTCATTCACTACTTCAATAGTCTTCCCTAGTCAAACATGATTTAAAAAACGTATTTATTTGCATCTTAGTTTCCATAATCAACTAAATACACTTAGAATCCTTTGATCTTTGCGACTTTTTaccatcaaaatattttttttaaatatcccACACCATTAGGTAATTCCATCAGGATAATCAActatt
This region includes:
- the LOC125877037 gene encoding uncharacterized protein LOC125877037, with the protein product MILPVFKLGTLALKSFCKPIGNRIKKEAGYHPRFRNFIINIAQANHRLSTKLQRRIYGHATDVAIRPLNEDKAVQAAADLLGELFVFSVAGVAVIFEVQRSSRSEARKEEVRRKELEALKQRDDELSRELEFLKNRIDELERHSKTRGISSIFSISHAESTKDKVKAG
- the LOC125875859 gene encoding ras-related protein RABA1f: MGAYRADDDYDYLFKVVLIGDSGVGKSNLLSRFSRNEFSLESKSTIGVEFATRSIHVEDKVVKAQIWDTAGQERYRAITSAYYRGAVGALLVYDVTRHVTFENVERWLKELRDHTDSNIVIMLVGNKADLRHLRAVSTEDAKAFAEKESTFFMETSALESMNVENAFTEVLTQIYRVVSKKALEAGDDPAALPKGQTINVGSKDDVSAVKKVGCCSS